A genomic region of Vitis vinifera cultivar Pinot Noir 40024 chromosome 7, ASM3070453v1 contains the following coding sequences:
- the LOC104879946 gene encoding uncharacterized protein LOC104879946: protein MPRASLLPPKSSNPNSRAILSFEERCLQFPCGQLIQALRVNIADLMLLEYQDSRVLRFLRRGEFMMKLVKHSFSPIVVAACTVECIHWPLARDAPVFRIGVRSFLMAVPGLLYALRFPRSCPEQRMVFLEVLFMRFCDYADFSHIQSAMGASENDPDFWMRARDQIRSTLDSKLLQSGHFIGLSPTAVGDQSSELLRVCRASGTAQVVMKAILAGILQSTHTDIHEMRADAKNPRRPVDIPEAYPKISVFTNIIEALELAWVTTSGSSHLLREAAGKSATLQPSDFNTWSLNESGVFCLVELLVHTGETLDRNSSNQPRSEPEEGTEINKEGGEDEQMNPEIIFPIISIENGISNSEAHKEYMECSRGIY from the exons ATGCCGAGAGCTTCGCTGCTTCCTCCAAAGTCATCAAACCCTAATTCTAGGGCAATCTTAAGTTTTGAGGAAAGATGCCTGCAGTTCCCATGTGGGCAACTGATACAGGCATTGAGGGTGAACATTGCTGACCTGATGCTGTTGGAATACCAGGACAGCCGAGTGCTTAGATTCCTCCGCCGCGGCGAGTTCATGATGAAGCTGGTGAAGCATTCCTTCAGCCCCATTGTGGTGGCAGCATGCACTGTGGAATGTATTCACTGGCCACTGGCCAGGGATGCACCGGTGTTTCGGATCGGTGTCCGGAGCTTCCTTATGGCAGTCCCGGGGCTGCTCTACGCCCTCCGGTTCCCACGGAGTTGCCCGGAGCAGAGAATGGTCTTTCTTGAGGTTCTGTTCATGAGGTTTTGTGACTATGCAGATTTTAGTCACATTCAAAGTG CCATGGGGGCTTCAGAAAATGATCCGGATTTCTGGATGAGAGCACGGGACCAAATACGAAGTACTTTAGATTCAAAGCTTCTGCAATCCGGGCACTTCATCGGATTATCTCCCACGGCAGTCGGCGACCAGAGCTCGGAGTTGTTGAGGGTGTGTCGGGCTTCAGGGACCGCTCAGGTGGTGATGAAAGCCATCCTTGCTGGCATCCTACAGTCCACACACACTGATATTCATGAGATGAGGGCAGACGCCAAAAATCCCAGGCGTCCAGTCGACATACCGGAGGCTTACCCGAAGATCTCCGTGTTCACCAATATCATTGAAGCCCTAGAGTTGGCTTGGGTGACGACCTCCGGCTCCTCCCACCTGCTGAGGGAAGCGGCCGGCAAGTCAGCAACACTGCAGCCCTCAGACTTCAACACTTGGAGCCTAAACGAATCAGGTGTTTTTTGTCTGGTGGAACTGCTGGTGCATACCGGAGAGACCCTGGACAGGAACAGCAGCAATCAGCCTAGGTCTGAACCCGAAGAAGGAACTGAGATAAATAAAGAAGGCGGGGAAGATGAGCAGATGAATCCGGAGATCATATTTCCAATAATTAGTATAGAAAATGGAATTAGTAATAGTGAAGCCCATAAAGAATACATGGAATGCAGTAGGGGCATCTATTGA